The Hahella sp. HNIBRBA332 genome window below encodes:
- a CDS encoding class I SAM-dependent methyltransferase: protein MKNVDAKVVEDFGNEWGAYPQDEVAQCSLEKAFNQYFDIFPFNLLDKNAAGFDMGCGSGRWASFVAPRVGSLTCIDPSEKALGVARKKLSRYSNVSYECAPVDGVSIEPGSQDFGYCLGVLHHIPDTESGIKSCSELLKSGAPFLLYLYYNFENRGVAFKLLWRVSDVIRKFISSLPFAAKKPLSTCIAALVYFPFARAALCFEKLGFEVERMPLSDYRGKEFYYMKTDALDRFGTRLEKRFSREDITKMLERNGFRDVKFSPNMPYWVCLAFRK from the coding sequence ATGAAGAATGTTGATGCCAAAGTAGTAGAGGATTTCGGAAATGAATGGGGCGCATACCCTCAGGATGAGGTAGCTCAATGCTCTCTCGAAAAAGCTTTTAATCAATACTTCGATATCTTTCCCTTTAATCTCCTCGATAAAAACGCAGCCGGCTTCGACATGGGGTGCGGAAGCGGTAGGTGGGCAAGTTTTGTCGCTCCGCGCGTAGGTAGTCTGACTTGCATTGACCCCAGTGAAAAGGCGTTGGGCGTCGCTAGGAAGAAATTATCTAGATACAGCAATGTCAGCTATGAGTGCGCGCCGGTCGATGGCGTTTCTATTGAGCCTGGGAGCCAGGATTTCGGATATTGTCTGGGGGTGTTGCATCACATTCCTGATACGGAAAGTGGAATAAAGTCCTGTTCCGAGTTGCTAAAAAGCGGCGCTCCATTTTTGTTGTATCTTTATTATAACTTTGAAAACAGAGGGGTAGCCTTTAAGTTGCTATGGCGAGTCTCTGATGTGATCAGAAAGTTTATTTCCAGCCTGCCATTTGCTGCTAAGAAGCCTCTTTCTACTTGTATCGCTGCTCTAGTCTATTTTCCTTTTGCAAGAGCTGCTCTGTGCTTCGAAAAGCTGGGCTTTGAAGTGGAGAGAATGCCTTTGTCTGATTACCGTGGTAAAGAGTTCTACTATATGAAAACGGACGCTCTGGATCGGTTTGGAACTAGGCTTGAGAAGAGGTTTAGCCGTGAGGACATCACAAAGATGCTGGAGAGGAACGGCTTTCGTGACGTTAAGTTTTCTCCCAACATGCCATACTGGGTGTGTTTGGCATTTAGAAAGTAA
- a CDS encoding GGDEF domain-containing protein — MDSLEELFALARKNEEIARNLFDIEVAILNVAKVQPFLEHLLQTVQDKFGVKYVWYAMVESAHTESLIKTLKASPDLMGKWVSAPSVEYLAATKGAREPLMDHADLYRFFFMTPPEIRTQIRSIAILPLILEGRLAGSLNLAADDQERYRADKECFFLRQLSVKASLCLSSVVAREKVADLATRDPLTQLRNRREMEDALEVEVSRSARNDQPLALAFIDCDDFKLVNDAYGHDVGDEYLKHVAEGLCVMLRKSDQAFRFAGDEFVVLLPDQDQDGAEQIAERLGEYLYANPLIIDDMRIPVKVSIGVASTSQIGTGSARSLLKLADKRLYEKKKRKPCAATRLSSQDQC, encoded by the coding sequence ATGGATTCTCTGGAAGAGCTGTTCGCCCTGGCGCGTAAAAATGAAGAAATTGCGCGTAACCTGTTCGATATTGAGGTCGCGATCCTTAATGTCGCCAAGGTGCAGCCGTTTCTTGAGCATCTGCTGCAAACCGTGCAGGACAAATTTGGCGTTAAGTATGTCTGGTACGCCATGGTTGAAAGCGCTCACACGGAATCTCTGATAAAAACGCTGAAAGCCTCGCCGGATCTTATGGGAAAGTGGGTGAGCGCGCCTTCCGTTGAGTATCTGGCGGCCACTAAAGGTGCGCGGGAGCCGTTGATGGATCACGCCGATCTGTATCGCTTCTTCTTTATGACGCCGCCGGAAATTCGCACTCAGATTCGCTCCATTGCGATACTGCCGCTGATTCTTGAGGGGCGTCTGGCGGGTAGTCTGAATTTGGCCGCCGACGATCAGGAGCGTTATCGCGCCGATAAAGAATGTTTCTTTTTGCGTCAGCTGAGCGTCAAGGCGTCGCTATGTCTGAGTTCTGTGGTGGCGCGGGAAAAAGTCGCTGATCTCGCCACCCGCGATCCTTTGACGCAATTGCGCAATCGCCGGGAAATGGAGGACGCGTTGGAAGTGGAGGTGAGCCGATCGGCGCGCAACGACCAGCCTTTGGCGCTCGCGTTTATTGATTGCGATGACTTCAAACTGGTCAACGACGCCTACGGACATGATGTAGGCGACGAGTATCTGAAGCATGTCGCTGAGGGGCTGTGTGTGATGTTGCGCAAGTCCGACCAGGCGTTTCGCTTCGCCGGGGATGAGTTTGTGGTGCTGTTGCCTGACCAGGATCAGGACGGCGCAGAGCAAATTGCGGAGCGGCTGGGCGAGTATCTCTACGCCAATCCTTTGATCATTGACGACATGCGTATTCCCGTCAAAGTAAGCATTGGCGTGGCGTCCACCAGTCAAATCGGAACGGGGAGCGCGCGCTCGCTGTTGAAACTGGCTGACAAGCGCTTGTATGAAAAGAAAAAGCGTAAGCCCTGCGCTGCAACTCGCCTGTCGTCACAGGATCAGTGCTGA
- a CDS encoding AraC family transcriptional regulator — protein MAKLTVSSHFVRAALSGAERQGKDVAELLRCAGIPLQAYQNPRSRVGGPQYTKLMQCIWKALQDEFMGLTDTVCKTGTFATMCYLVVHCNNLESVLRRGRIFYSLFDKPVTLKLEVQGDQAALIVDAEATFHDPYHFFQESLLVIWHRLACWLTGQRVALDEARFNYPEPEHSSEYRHLFYCPLQFNQPDTRIYFHKRYLQLPVIQDEPSLKEFLKTSPADLLARPDDSNTYTSKIRALVGRDLSQQMPDFEFIASQINVSPQTLRRRLKEENTSFQEIKDNMRRDAAIYYLSRREMSINEIAFKVGFTEPSTFHRAFKKWTGVTPGEYRESVLRERQH, from the coding sequence ATGGCAAAACTTACGGTTTCCAGTCATTTTGTTCGCGCTGCGCTCAGCGGTGCGGAAAGACAAGGCAAGGACGTTGCCGAACTATTGCGCTGCGCAGGCATTCCCCTGCAGGCGTACCAAAACCCACGCAGTCGTGTGGGCGGACCGCAGTACACCAAATTGATGCAATGCATCTGGAAGGCCCTGCAGGACGAATTTATGGGCTTGACGGACACCGTCTGCAAAACCGGAACCTTCGCCACCATGTGTTATCTGGTGGTGCACTGCAATAATCTGGAGAGCGTGCTGCGTCGCGGCCGTATCTTTTATTCTCTGTTCGACAAGCCAGTGACCTTGAAACTGGAAGTACAGGGCGATCAGGCGGCGCTCATCGTCGACGCTGAAGCGACTTTTCACGACCCTTATCACTTCTTTCAGGAAAGTCTTTTGGTGATCTGGCACCGACTCGCCTGCTGGTTAACCGGACAGCGGGTGGCCCTGGACGAAGCGCGCTTCAATTATCCTGAACCGGAGCACTCCAGTGAGTATCGTCATTTGTTCTATTGCCCACTGCAATTCAATCAGCCGGACACGCGCATTTATTTCCATAAACGCTATCTGCAATTACCTGTGATTCAGGATGAGCCATCGCTCAAGGAATTTTTGAAAACCTCCCCCGCCGACCTGCTGGCGCGACCGGACGACAGCAACACCTATACATCGAAAATCCGTGCGCTGGTGGGGCGCGATCTCAGCCAGCAAATGCCGGATTTTGAGTTCATCGCGTCCCAGATCAATGTCAGCCCGCAAACCCTGCGGCGGCGTCTGAAGGAGGAAAACACCTCGTTTCAGGAGATCAAGGACAATATGCGGCGGGACGCGGCGATTTATTATCTGTCGCGCCGGGAAATGTCCATCAACGAAATCGCCTTTAAAGTGGGATTCACCGAGCCCAGCACCTTTCACCGTGCTTTTAAGAAATGGACAGGGGTAACACCGGGAGAATATCGGGAAAGCGTGCTGCGAGAGCGTCAGCACTGA
- a CDS encoding CaiB/BaiF CoA-transferase family protein, with the protein MAAPLSSLKILDFSTLLPGPCATMMLADMGAQVLRIESPTRTDLLRVVPPMLGEVSASHAYLNRGKRSLTLDLKQPTAVDIVRKLIAEYDILVEQFRPGVMRRLGLDYETLQAINPRLIYCSITGYGQSGPCRDRPGHDINYLALAGVSSYSGRTESGPSPFGVQAADVAGGSHHAVMGILAAVVQRQSSGEGRRIDISMSDAALSMNHMAMAGYLATGEDPQLEEEILNGGGCYDYYRTQDGRYLSVGALEPQFAEALCRTLGVPQMLPLMLSPRELDRKVSKQKFVEIFLGKTLAEWQRIFASVDACVEPVLTLSEVEKHPHFNARGMFCQVRDEDGASRKQLASPIKFEGDAFVPGRAGAALGQHSREVLIELGFNDTGIDALMEQGVTSSPKRLSQ; encoded by the coding sequence ATGGCTGCGCCCTTATCCTCCCTGAAAATACTCGATTTCTCCACGCTACTGCCCGGTCCCTGCGCCACCATGATGCTGGCGGACATGGGGGCGCAAGTATTGCGAATTGAATCTCCCACGCGCACGGATCTGTTAAGAGTCGTCCCGCCGATGCTGGGTGAGGTCTCCGCCAGTCATGCCTATCTGAACCGGGGAAAACGCTCTCTGACTCTGGACCTGAAACAGCCGACGGCCGTCGATATCGTCAGAAAGCTGATTGCTGAGTACGACATTCTGGTGGAGCAATTCCGGCCGGGGGTGATGCGGCGATTGGGGTTGGATTATGAAACCCTGCAGGCGATCAACCCTCGATTGATCTATTGCTCCATCACCGGATACGGGCAAAGCGGGCCCTGCCGGGATCGACCTGGCCACGATATTAACTACCTGGCGTTGGCGGGCGTCAGCTCCTATAGCGGTAGAACGGAAAGCGGCCCGTCGCCGTTTGGCGTGCAAGCGGCGGATGTGGCGGGAGGCTCTCATCACGCGGTGATGGGGATTCTGGCGGCGGTCGTGCAACGACAATCAAGTGGCGAAGGGCGGCGCATCGATATTTCCATGAGCGATGCGGCGCTGTCGATGAATCATATGGCGATGGCGGGTTATCTGGCGACCGGAGAAGATCCGCAACTGGAGGAGGAAATCCTCAATGGCGGGGGCTGCTATGACTATTACCGCACTCAGGACGGACGCTATCTTTCCGTTGGCGCCTTGGAGCCGCAATTCGCTGAGGCGTTATGCCGCACCCTGGGCGTGCCTCAGATGCTGCCGTTGATGCTGAGCCCACGAGAGTTGGATCGGAAGGTCAGCAAGCAAAAATTCGTGGAAATTTTCCTGGGTAAAACCCTGGCGGAATGGCAGCGGATATTCGCATCGGTCGACGCCTGTGTGGAGCCGGTTTTGACCTTGTCGGAAGTGGAAAAACATCCTCACTTCAACGCGAGGGGTATGTTTTGTCAGGTACGCGACGAGGATGGCGCGAGTCGCAAGCAGCTGGCGTCCCCCATCAAATTTGAGGGAGACGCCTTTGTTCCTGGCCGCGCTGGCGCTGCATTGGGGCAACACAGCCGGGAAGTATTGATTGAGTTAGGCTTTAACGACACTGGGATAGACGCCCTGATGGAACAGGGAGTTACCTCATCGCCGAAAAGGCTGTCCCAATAA
- a CDS encoding CesT family type III secretion system chaperone: MQTNSQYEGTFKMVDQSGQTKINSFLRQLGQDYNLPFMKLDDNGVCSLSVDGHLYSIVQTHDSPWLLLHADFGHAPSAEASKAALLEQLLEWNFLGKSTRGATLSLNPESHRLTFHMQYLTEQVNEAVQLNNLLDFFIESATQTREQLVDAIGAGNKAPSASTNAQPAHPSSFMRV; the protein is encoded by the coding sequence ATGCAGACAAATAGTCAGTATGAGGGAACGTTCAAGATGGTTGACCAATCCGGCCAAACTAAAATCAACTCTTTCCTGCGCCAATTAGGCCAGGACTACAATCTGCCGTTTATGAAGCTCGACGATAACGGCGTCTGCTCTCTCTCTGTAGATGGCCATCTCTATTCCATTGTACAAACCCATGACAGCCCCTGGTTATTGCTACATGCGGATTTCGGCCATGCGCCCAGCGCGGAAGCAAGCAAAGCCGCTCTGCTGGAGCAACTGCTTGAGTGGAATTTTCTGGGCAAAAGCACTCGCGGCGCCACCCTGTCCCTCAACCCGGAAAGCCATCGCCTGACGTTCCATATGCAGTATCTGACAGAACAGGTTAACGAGGCGGTTCAATTAAACAACTTACTGGATTTCTTTATTGAAAGCGCCACCCAAACCCGCGAGCAGTTAGTAGACGCCATCGGCGCCGGCAATAAAGCGCCGAGCGCGTCGACTAACGCCCAGCCGGCACACCCAAGTAGCTTCATGCGAGTATAG
- a CDS encoding SMP-30/gluconolactonase/LRE family protein: MHARMLSLLALAALPILASAETAAPTQPALQNVWTASGFDQPESAIYDRKRHQILLSSMNGSADAANGMGYISVLTEHGDIVQKHWVQGLNAPKGMGIHGDHLYVADLTRVLDIDITTGKIAHIYDAPEAQFLNDVTVTDNGDVYISDLLAQRIYRLHQGVLEIWLSSAELNLPNGLWAQRDRLLVAAWGQGLQEDFSTRIPGRLKQVQLSDKHISDLIDDQPLGNLDGVTDDGANGLLATDFMRGRLFYFSSLTTAPAEFELPPGSADLDYIPEQKLVLMPLMWKGELAAYRLP; this comes from the coding sequence ATGCACGCTCGAATGCTCAGCCTACTCGCACTCGCCGCCCTGCCCATCCTCGCGTCAGCGGAGACCGCCGCGCCCACACAACCCGCCCTCCAAAACGTTTGGACCGCCTCAGGATTCGACCAGCCAGAGTCAGCGATTTATGACCGCAAACGTCATCAGATTCTGCTGTCCAGCATGAATGGAAGTGCTGACGCCGCCAATGGCATGGGGTATATCTCGGTACTGACGGAGCATGGAGACATCGTGCAAAAGCATTGGGTGCAAGGACTGAATGCGCCCAAGGGCATGGGTATCCATGGAGACCACCTTTACGTGGCGGACCTGACCCGCGTCTTGGATATCGACATCACTACCGGAAAAATCGCTCATATTTATGACGCGCCGGAGGCCCAGTTTCTCAACGATGTGACGGTCACCGACAACGGCGACGTCTATATTTCCGACCTTTTGGCGCAGCGTATTTACCGCTTGCATCAGGGCGTCCTGGAAATCTGGCTAAGCTCTGCGGAACTGAATTTGCCCAATGGTCTGTGGGCGCAGCGCGATCGACTGCTGGTGGCCGCCTGGGGACAGGGTCTGCAGGAGGACTTCAGCACACGCATCCCCGGCCGCCTCAAACAGGTTCAGTTGTCCGACAAACACATCAGCGATTTGATTGACGACCAACCACTTGGCAACCTGGACGGCGTGACCGACGATGGCGCAAACGGCCTGCTGGCGACGGACTTCATGCGCGGCCGCCTATTCTATTTCAGCTCTCTGACCACAGCGCCGGCGGAATTCGAACTTCCCCCCGGTAGCGCCGACCTGGACTACATTCCTGAACAAAAACTGGTGCTGATGCCGCTCATGTGGAAAGGCGAACTGGCGGCCTATCGACTGCCTTAA
- a CDS encoding helix-turn-helix transcriptional regulator has translation MNQEQGVNQGGDRSELIAVLKTALKAKGLTYRDIAEKLGVSEQSIKRLFRDQDCALSRLEKICEAIGVSLLDLMLVARNRQEPLTQITPEQEDFLASHISHFNILFLLTQGYSVTDIQARHGLSQAQMYSFLRALEVWRFLDIKQGLEIRLRVEGHLSFPLGGALHEHIKGMNSRFLSQVLDEYEQEDRLFDSGFRRVSQSTLQRWRRDMEELIRQVRRSAYQDERLLPVDQLVPVKWTLCLSPFDWFAQLEVDPEDALIAIPQQGV, from the coding sequence ATGAATCAAGAGCAGGGCGTTAATCAGGGGGGCGACCGGTCAGAACTGATTGCCGTGCTAAAAACCGCGTTGAAAGCCAAAGGACTTACCTACCGCGACATCGCAGAAAAATTGGGCGTGTCGGAGCAGAGCATTAAGCGGCTTTTTCGCGACCAGGATTGCGCACTCAGCAGGCTGGAAAAAATCTGTGAGGCGATTGGCGTCTCTCTGCTTGATTTGATGCTGGTGGCGCGCAATCGTCAGGAGCCTCTCACTCAGATCACGCCGGAACAGGAGGATTTTCTGGCCTCCCATATCAGTCATTTCAATATATTGTTCCTGCTCACGCAGGGATATAGCGTCACCGATATTCAGGCGCGTCATGGTCTATCGCAGGCGCAGATGTACTCTTTCCTACGCGCGCTGGAAGTCTGGCGTTTTCTGGATATCAAGCAGGGACTGGAGATTCGGCTGCGAGTGGAGGGGCATTTGAGTTTTCCTCTGGGAGGGGCATTGCATGAGCATATTAAAGGCATGAACAGCCGTTTTTTGTCCCAGGTCCTGGACGAGTATGAGCAGGAAGACCGGCTGTTTGACAGCGGGTTTCGGCGGGTTTCCCAAAGCACCCTGCAGCGCTGGCGACGGGATATGGAAGAGCTGATTCGGCAGGTGCGGCGCAGCGCCTATCAGGACGAACGGCTGCTGCCGGTGGATCAACTGGTCCCGGTGAAGTGGACATTGTGTTTGAGTCCGTTTGACTGGTTTGCGCAGTTAGAGGTCGATCCTGAGGATGCATTGATCGCTATACCGCAACAGGGTGTTTAG
- a CDS encoding AraC family transcriptional regulator, translating to MNANQHLGFASVPAVNQYLRFAADSGLDCKRALAAAGVDPVILQGGQNQRINGDQFQSLLRDLAHQAQDPLLGLKSGSYVQPGSYSVLGYIVMSCSTLREAVERIIPFEKLVGDMGVTSLTREGAQTLIRWDCAYPDPDVRPHMIANVLASWVNFARWLANADNAAPLQVLFEHPSPGPEFEPAYQRAFQCEVIFDSPMSGLVVNDSLLDTPLRQPDLLLRQTLESHASAQIKTLDEEDLSLLTRVKNAIRHQLRHGVSRQDMVAERLGVTARTLQRRLSEYHSSYQLLLDEVRLEMAQDMLTHSDVPIPDIARQLGFAEVRSFHRSFKSHTGVTPGEFRDNAGAPS from the coding sequence ATGAACGCCAACCAACACTTGGGATTCGCCTCCGTTCCCGCCGTTAATCAATATTTGCGCTTCGCCGCCGACTCCGGCCTGGATTGCAAGCGCGCCCTCGCCGCCGCCGGCGTCGATCCGGTCATCCTGCAAGGCGGGCAGAATCAGCGCATCAATGGCGATCAGTTTCAGTCTTTGTTGCGAGATCTGGCGCACCAAGCCCAGGACCCATTATTGGGATTGAAAAGCGGAAGTTATGTGCAACCCGGCTCCTATAGCGTGCTGGGCTATATCGTCATGAGTTGCAGCACATTAAGGGAGGCGGTTGAGCGTATCATTCCGTTTGAGAAGCTGGTCGGCGACATGGGCGTCACCAGTCTGACGCGAGAGGGCGCGCAGACTCTGATTCGCTGGGACTGCGCCTACCCTGATCCGGACGTGCGTCCGCATATGATCGCCAATGTGCTGGCGTCCTGGGTCAACTTCGCCCGTTGGCTGGCAAACGCGGATAATGCCGCGCCCTTGCAGGTTCTATTTGAACACCCGTCCCCCGGCCCTGAGTTCGAACCCGCCTACCAGCGAGCTTTCCAATGCGAAGTCATCTTCGACAGCCCGATGAGCGGCCTAGTAGTGAACGACTCGCTGCTGGACACGCCTTTGCGGCAGCCGGACCTGTTACTGCGGCAAACGTTGGAAAGCCACGCCAGCGCCCAGATCAAAACCCTGGATGAAGAAGATCTGAGCTTATTGACCCGGGTGAAGAACGCCATTCGCCACCAATTGCGCCATGGCGTCAGCCGCCAGGACATGGTGGCGGAACGGCTCGGCGTCACCGCTCGCACGCTGCAAAGGCGGTTAAGCGAATACCATAGCAGCTACCAGCTGCTGCTCGACGAGGTGCGTCTGGAAATGGCGCAGGATATGTTGACCCATTCAGACGTCCCTATTCCGGATATTGCCCGCCAGCTTGGCTTCGCGGAAGTGCGCTCCTTTCACCGCAGCTTTAAGAGTCATACGGGGGTAACGCCCGGTGAGTTCCGCGACAACGCCGGCGCGCCCTCTTGA
- a CDS encoding FAD-binding oxidoreductase, giving the protein MRRWNGWGDENNGMELPPGGVGFLHERVGKAAPLADASLESVLARTPSSRLPAHPLITTDAETRVRHARGQSLPDWLAMRSGDFLYFPDGVAFPESSEDVRELLDFCLARDIVVIPYGGGTSVAGHINPFESDKPILTMDMGRMNSLLELDEESQLATFGAGTPGPHLEAQLRARGYTLGHFPQSFELSTVGGWVASRSSGQQSLRYGRIEQLFAGGRVETPRGTMYIPTFPASSAGPDIREIILGSEGRMGVLTEVKVRVTPLAEKEDFYVIVFPSWTQAKIAARELVQGKVQLSMLRVSNAVETETQLALAGHPKQIEWLERYLKWRGAGNGKCMMTVGVTGTADQCRAAKSQLNALIKRQRGVNTGTLLGHKWAQKRFLMPYLREALWRDGYVVDTLETATDWDNVDHLLNKIEANLRAGLEREGERVHVFTHLSHFYGQGCSIYTTYVFKSGSSYEETLARWERMKRSTSEIIVNNRGTISHQHGVGKDHAPFLPVEKGELGMCAIAALCREFDPQQLMNPGTLIASVEEPQTTAKKAIKRGDAWTT; this is encoded by the coding sequence ATGCGGCGTTGGAATGGCTGGGGCGATGAAAATAACGGGATGGAGCTGCCGCCGGGCGGCGTTGGATTTCTGCATGAGCGCGTAGGTAAGGCGGCGCCGCTCGCTGATGCGTCGCTGGAGAGCGTGCTGGCGCGAACGCCGTCGTCGCGTCTGCCTGCGCATCCTCTGATTACGACTGACGCCGAAACCCGCGTCAGGCACGCGCGCGGACAAAGTCTGCCGGACTGGCTGGCCATGCGCAGCGGCGATTTCCTGTATTTCCCCGATGGCGTGGCTTTTCCCGAAAGCTCGGAGGACGTACGCGAATTGCTGGACTTCTGTCTGGCGCGGGACATCGTCGTGATTCCCTACGGCGGCGGCACCAGCGTGGCGGGACACATCAACCCGTTTGAGTCGGACAAGCCCATCCTGACGATGGACATGGGGCGGATGAACAGCCTGCTGGAGCTGGATGAAGAGAGTCAGCTCGCCACTTTCGGCGCAGGGACCCCCGGCCCGCATCTGGAAGCGCAATTGCGGGCGCGGGGATACACCCTCGGACACTTTCCGCAATCCTTTGAACTCTCCACGGTGGGAGGTTGGGTCGCCAGTCGCTCCAGCGGGCAGCAGTCCCTGCGCTATGGCCGTATCGAACAGCTCTTTGCCGGCGGCCGCGTTGAGACTCCGCGGGGAACTATGTATATCCCCACCTTTCCTGCTTCGTCGGCGGGGCCGGATATTCGCGAAATCATCCTGGGTTCGGAAGGGCGCATGGGGGTGCTCACGGAAGTGAAAGTTCGGGTGACGCCTCTGGCGGAAAAAGAAGATTTTTACGTCATTGTGTTCCCCTCCTGGACTCAGGCCAAAATCGCCGCCCGCGAGCTGGTTCAGGGCAAGGTGCAGTTGTCCATGCTGCGGGTCAGCAACGCGGTGGAGACGGAAACGCAGTTGGCGCTGGCGGGGCATCCTAAACAGATCGAGTGGCTGGAGCGTTATCTGAAGTGGCGCGGGGCCGGCAATGGCAAATGCATGATGACCGTCGGCGTGACAGGAACGGCGGACCAGTGTCGCGCCGCCAAGAGTCAGCTCAATGCGCTGATTAAACGGCAACGAGGCGTTAACACGGGCACATTGCTGGGTCACAAATGGGCGCAAAAACGCTTCCTTATGCCTTATCTTCGGGAAGCGCTATGGCGTGACGGCTATGTGGTGGACACCCTGGAAACCGCCACCGACTGGGATAATGTCGATCATTTGCTCAATAAAATCGAAGCTAATCTACGCGCGGGCCTGGAGCGGGAAGGGGAGCGGGTGCATGTGTTCACGCACTTGTCGCACTTCTATGGACAGGGCTGCTCCATTTACACCACCTACGTATTTAAATCCGGCTCCAGCTATGAGGAGACGCTGGCGCGCTGGGAGCGCATGAAGCGTTCCACTTCCGAGATTATTGTCAACAATCGCGGCACCATCAGTCACCAGCACGGCGTGGGTAAGGATCACGCCCCTTTTCTGCCGGTGGAGAAAGGAGAGCTGGGTATGTGCGCGATCGCGGCGTTATGTCGTGAATTTGACCCCCAACAATTGATGAATCCGGGAACATTGATCGCTAGTGTGGAGGAGCCGCAAACCACCGCCAAAAAGGCTATCAAACGGGGGGATGCATGGACAACCTGA